From Lytechinus pictus isolate F3 Inbred chromosome 6, Lp3.0, whole genome shotgun sequence, the proteins below share one genomic window:
- the LOC129263874 gene encoding DDB1- and CUL4-associated factor 7 isoform X2, producing the protein MKPARMSGVTPKRKEIYKYEAPWTLYSMNWGVRPDKRFRLAVGSFVEEYNNKVQIVALNEETSEFEAKSTFDHPYPTTKIMWIPDNGVFPDLLATSGDYLRVWRVGDTDTRLECLLNNNKNSDFCAPLTSFDWNEVDPNLLGTSSIDTTCTIWGLETGQIVGRVNMVTGHVKTQLIAHDKEVYDIAFSRAGGGRDMFASVGADGSVRMFDLRHLEHSTIIYEDPQHHPLLRLAWNKQDPNYLATMAMDSFEVIILDVRVPCTPVARLNNHRACVNGIAWAPHSSCHICTAADDHQALIWDIQQMPRAIEDPILAYTAEGEINQIQWASTQPDWIAICYNNCLEILRV; encoded by the exons ATGAAGCCTGCCAGAATGTCGGGTGTTACGCCGAAAAGGAAGGAGATTTACAAATATGAAGCCCCATGGACATTATATAGTATGAATTGGGGAGTCAGACCGGACAAACGGTTCAGATTGGCGGTGGGAAGTTTCGTCGAAGAATACAATAATAAG GTTCAAATCGTAGCTCTAAATGAAGAGACTTCGGAATTCGAAGCGAAGAGTACGTTTGATCATCCCTACCCGACGACTAAAATCATGTGGATACCTGATAAT GGTGTGTTTCCGGATCTCTTGGCAACCAGTGGAGATTATCTGCGAGTTTGGCGAGTCGGAGATACAGATACAAGATTGGAATGTCTTCTTAATAAT AACAAAAACTCAGATTTCTGCGCTCCTCTGACGTCGTTTGATTGGAACGAGGTGGACCCTAATCTGCTGGGGACGTCCAGCATCGATACGACGTGTACTATCTGGGGATTGGAGACGGGACAGATCGTTGGGAGGGTTAACATGGTGACAGGCCACGTCAAAACACAACTCATCGCTCACGATAAAGAG GTTTACGACATCGCATTCAGCCGAGCGGGAGGCGGTCGCGACATGTTTGCGTCCGTGGGCGCGGACGGTTCCGTGAGGATGTTCGATCTCAGGCATCTAGAGCACTCGACGATCATCTATGAAGACCCTCAGCATCATCCGCTCTTGAGATTAGCCTGGAATAAACAGGATCCGAACTACTTAGCTACCATGGCGATGGATTCATTTGAG GTTATTATTTTGGATGTCAGGGTTCCGTGCACACCGGTCGCCAGACTCAACAACCATCGAGCATGTGTGAACGGCATCGCCTGGGCTCCACACTCTTCTTGCCACATATGTACAGCTG CCGATGACCATCAAGCGTTGATTTGGGACATACAACAGATGCCTCGGGCCATTGAAGACCCTATCCTAGCATACACTGCAGAGGGAGAGATCAATCAGATACAATGGGCTTCGACACAGCCAGACTGGATCGCCATCTGCTATAATAACTGTCTGGAGATTCTTAGGGTATAG
- the LOC129262990 gene encoding putative defense protein, translating to MKSSMISTVLLSMAMSVVIASPNGPPVTVPGLCENMVPQHGPSDATGDAPYAITATKQADNTYTVRIEGVDSSTFRGFFIQARPWDSSSSSESETASLGVFSSQDTVTKPLDCFGSTGNAWGHSINNNKTSVEGTWVPPAGSGEVRFRVTVVQGPASTYWTELYSDVIMYGSMTTMKMTTSSSGKSSLSLASFFGSLLVFLLTNV from the exons ATGAAGTCGTCGATGATCTCGACCGTACTCCTTTCGATGGCGATGTCGGTCGTCATCGCTTCACCTAACGGACCTCCGGTAACAGTACCAGGTCTGTGCGAGAACATGGTCCCTCAGCACGGGCCTAGCGATGCGACAGGAGATGCCCCATATGCCATAACTGCGACCAAGCAAGCTGATAATACATACACTG tACGAATTGAGGGTGTCGACAGCTCCACTTTCCGTGGGTTTTTCATTCAAGCACGCCCCTGGGACTCCTCGTCTTCCAGCGAATCTGAGACGGCTAGTCTCGGCGTCTTCTCATCTCAAGATACCGTTACTAAGCCATTAGACTGCTTCGGTTCCACAGGG AATGCCTGGGGACACAGCATCAACAATAATAAAACTTCGGTCGAAGGGACATGGGTTCCACCGGCAGGATCGGGCGAAGTCCGTTTCAG aGTGACTGTTGTCCAGGGACCTGCGAGCACTTACTGGACCGAACTTTATTCTGACGTCATCATGTACGGTTCGATGACCACTATGAAAATGACGACATCGTCATCAG GTAAATCAAGCCTGAGTCTGGCATCTTTCTTCGGATCTCTACTCGTCTTCCTCTTGACGAATGTCTAA
- the LOC129263874 gene encoding DDB1- and CUL4-associated factor 7 isoform X1: MKPARMSGVTPKRKEIYKYEAPWTLYSMNWGVRPDKRFRLAVGSFVEEYNNKVQIVALNEETSEFEAKSTFDHPYPTTKIMWIPDNKGVFPDLLATSGDYLRVWRVGDTDTRLECLLNNNKNSDFCAPLTSFDWNEVDPNLLGTSSIDTTCTIWGLETGQIVGRVNMVTGHVKTQLIAHDKEVYDIAFSRAGGGRDMFASVGADGSVRMFDLRHLEHSTIIYEDPQHHPLLRLAWNKQDPNYLATMAMDSFEVIILDVRVPCTPVARLNNHRACVNGIAWAPHSSCHICTAADDHQALIWDIQQMPRAIEDPILAYTAEGEINQIQWASTQPDWIAICYNNCLEILRV; encoded by the exons ATGAAGCCTGCCAGAATGTCGGGTGTTACGCCGAAAAGGAAGGAGATTTACAAATATGAAGCCCCATGGACATTATATAGTATGAATTGGGGAGTCAGACCGGACAAACGGTTCAGATTGGCGGTGGGAAGTTTCGTCGAAGAATACAATAATAAG GTTCAAATCGTAGCTCTAAATGAAGAGACTTCGGAATTCGAAGCGAAGAGTACGTTTGATCATCCCTACCCGACGACTAAAATCATGTGGATACCTGATAAT AAGGGTGTGTTTCCGGATCTCTTGGCAACCAGTGGAGATTATCTGCGAGTTTGGCGAGTCGGAGATACAGATACAAGATTGGAATGTCTTCTTAATAAT AACAAAAACTCAGATTTCTGCGCTCCTCTGACGTCGTTTGATTGGAACGAGGTGGACCCTAATCTGCTGGGGACGTCCAGCATCGATACGACGTGTACTATCTGGGGATTGGAGACGGGACAGATCGTTGGGAGGGTTAACATGGTGACAGGCCACGTCAAAACACAACTCATCGCTCACGATAAAGAG GTTTACGACATCGCATTCAGCCGAGCGGGAGGCGGTCGCGACATGTTTGCGTCCGTGGGCGCGGACGGTTCCGTGAGGATGTTCGATCTCAGGCATCTAGAGCACTCGACGATCATCTATGAAGACCCTCAGCATCATCCGCTCTTGAGATTAGCCTGGAATAAACAGGATCCGAACTACTTAGCTACCATGGCGATGGATTCATTTGAG GTTATTATTTTGGATGTCAGGGTTCCGTGCACACCGGTCGCCAGACTCAACAACCATCGAGCATGTGTGAACGGCATCGCCTGGGCTCCACACTCTTCTTGCCACATATGTACAGCTG CCGATGACCATCAAGCGTTGATTTGGGACATACAACAGATGCCTCGGGCCATTGAAGACCCTATCCTAGCATACACTGCAGAGGGAGAGATCAATCAGATACAATGGGCTTCGACACAGCCAGACTGGATCGCCATCTGCTATAATAACTGTCTGGAGATTCTTAGGGTATAG